The Triticum dicoccoides isolate Atlit2015 ecotype Zavitan unplaced genomic scaffold, WEW_v2.0 scaffold214861, whole genome shotgun sequence genomic sequence TGAGGCAATCTTCAATGTTGTATGACAGATCCcttacttgttttgcccacaccTTCAGGAGCACATCTTTCTTGTTTATTGATTCAGCGACCTCCAGGAATGCCTCCATCGTCTCGAGCTCGTCTTTAATGAACCTACCAAACCCGTGTTCAAAAGAGAATTAGATCAACGCTAACCGGTGCCATTCACCAGCTGATGGAATGCAACACTGCATCTCTAAATTAACAGATACGAAGGCAGCTATCACCGGAGTTCAATCATTAATTTTGACCAGTGAGACTAGCTAGCTACGAATACTTTTGAGAgcacaaataaaaataaaattggaggaTATTCATGGTGGAGTGATCTTAACAAATTAAGCGGCAGCTAGAGATGATGTGAATGCTAATGCATACCAGATATCCTTTCGGACGCCGACGAGGAGGCCCACCTCAGCGGCAGCGGCAGAAGCAGCCACCCTGATGGCGCCCCTCACCATGGACCTCGCCATGCTCACCACCGTCTCCGCCATCTCCGGCAGCAGGCACCGTACGAGTCTCTTGCAACAGAGTTGAGATCTCAGAATCTCCGGGTGTGCTGATGACTTGGTAGGTGAAGCAAGCAAAGCAAGCTAGACTGATTACAGCTCTGCTGCACTCTTTTCCGTTGTATACAGAGCGTACAGCCTGCCACCGATTAATGTATAATAGTACGCGATTAAAGCGGATCTGATCACGTGCATTACACAGTAGTGGTTCAAACAACTAAGCCTATGGAGCGCAGCGTTAGTTGAGGAGATGCATCAAGTCATGTGCATTAGCACGAGTACCCGGGGACGCGGTAATTAAATTAGTGGATGATTACCGTAGTGGCTCAGACAACTCTACGGAGAGGAGAGCAGCGTGCGTTCAGAGGCACCAGTGAGTTTAATAGAGATGGCATCAAGTCGATCAAATCCTCGAAAATGACGGCATGACAACCAAGGCACATGACACGACGAAAGCTGCAACGATTCAGACTAAAACTAAACGACATATTTCAATACTTTCATGTTAATTAAGAGACTAGAACTGCGAAGTCTGAAGAACAACCAGTTGGCCTGTTCAAaacaaatgaacaaagaaaaggctCAGCTGAAAATCACTAGTACCAGAGAAGACGAAACTGTAAAATATGTTGACGCCGCCTCTCGCAGCGCCGCTTTTCTTTTACCTCGAGCTTCCTCGCACAACTCTCCTGAGGTTTAATTGATATCAGAGCATGTGAAAACATGTAGCCACTGTGATTTTCACGGGGAGACAAGGCAAAGCCAGCTTTCTCCTTGgtgaagtgtgtgtgcgtgtgaattTCCATGgtgtgtgttcttgtgttcttgagagaagaagagagaaaccTCAAGAGAGTTGTGCGAGGCAGCTCGAGGTAGAAGAAAAGTGGCGCTGCgagaggcggcgccaacaattggcatcagagcctcgtCGATCCgatgcggcgacggcggcgcggccgACTCCATGTGAGGTGGAGGACGGCACCACGAGGTGGAGGCTGCCGGTGGCGCAATGTTGTCGGCGGCCGGTTGCGGT encodes the following:
- the LOC119345203 gene encoding disease resistance protein Pik-2-like, which gives rise to MAETVVSMARSMVRGAIRVAASAAAAEVGLLVGVRKDIWFIKDELETMEAFLEVAESINKKDVLLKVWAKQVRDLSYNIED